In Streptomyces sp. NBC_00483, a single window of DNA contains:
- a CDS encoding citrate synthase family protein: MRDQEPAPTQRARRLTTKETAELLGVKPETVYAYVSRGQLTSRRGENTRGSTFDAAEVEALARRNRRETTAGSGTGELSVRTRITLIDDDRYFFRGVDAVQLAARHSYEEVAEWLWTGTLRPGARFTAPKESLSAARKAMAALPELSSPIDQLRVAAVAAATADPLRYDLSEDSVLGAARSLIPTLAAALPLVRTTYVDGAPIAQRLWGRLTYREPDEASLRILDMALALLVDHDLAASTLAVRVAASARAHTYAAVSAGLGVLEGPLHGAASGLAHRMLLDVLDRGSAGSVVADELRSGRRVPGLGHRLYQGEDPRAQALFAALEELPQARPALAAARDVVATTARHTDLHANVDLALAAFTASFGMAAEAGETIFAVARTTGWIAHALEEYGERPLRMRPTGHYVGPRPPQPLPSVSAAE; the protein is encoded by the coding sequence ATGAGGGATCAAGAACCTGCGCCGACACAGCGGGCCCGCCGCCTGACCACCAAGGAGACCGCCGAGCTGCTCGGCGTGAAGCCCGAGACGGTGTACGCGTACGTGAGCCGCGGGCAGCTCACCAGCAGGCGTGGGGAGAACACACGCGGCAGCACCTTCGACGCCGCCGAGGTCGAGGCACTCGCTCGCCGCAACAGACGGGAGACCACGGCCGGTTCGGGCACCGGCGAGCTGTCGGTACGCACGCGGATCACCCTCATCGACGACGACCGGTACTTCTTCCGGGGGGTCGACGCGGTCCAGCTCGCGGCCCGCCACTCGTACGAGGAGGTCGCGGAGTGGCTCTGGACGGGAACGCTGCGCCCCGGCGCCCGGTTCACCGCCCCCAAGGAATCGCTCTCCGCGGCCCGCAAGGCCATGGCCGCCCTGCCCGAACTCAGCAGCCCCATCGACCAGTTGCGGGTGGCGGCCGTTGCCGCGGCGACGGCCGACCCGTTGCGCTACGACCTGTCCGAGGACTCCGTGCTCGGCGCCGCCCGGTCTCTCATCCCCACCCTCGCGGCCGCGCTGCCCCTCGTACGGACGACGTACGTGGACGGCGCGCCGATCGCCCAGCGCCTGTGGGGGCGGCTGACCTACAGGGAGCCCGACGAGGCGTCACTGCGCATCCTGGACATGGCTCTTGCCCTGTTGGTCGATCACGACCTGGCCGCCTCGACGCTCGCGGTTCGCGTCGCCGCGTCCGCGCGGGCGCACACCTACGCCGCCGTCTCGGCGGGCCTGGGCGTCCTGGAGGGGCCGTTGCACGGGGCGGCGAGCGGTCTGGCCCACCGGATGCTGCTGGACGTCCTCGACCGGGGCAGCGCGGGCTCCGTGGTGGCCGACGAGCTGCGTTCGGGCCGCCGCGTGCCCGGGCTCGGCCACCGCCTCTACCAGGGCGAGGACCCGCGCGCACAGGCGCTGTTCGCGGCGCTGGAGGAACTCCCTCAGGCGCGGCCCGCACTGGCGGCGGCCCGCGACGTCGTGGCGACCACTGCCCGCCACACGGACCTGCACGCCAATGTGGACCTGGCCCTCGCCGCCTTCACGGCGTCGTTCGGGATGGCGGCGGAAGCAGGCGAGACGATCTTCGCCGTCGCACGCACGACGGGCTGGATCGCGCACGCCCTGGAGGAGTACGGCGAACGCCCTCTCCGTATGCGGCCGACGGGCCACTACGTAGGCCCGCGCCCGCCACAACCCCTGCCGTCGGTTTCCGCGGCGGAGTGA